The following DNA comes from Bathymodiolus thermophilus thioautotrophic gill symbiont.
TAGCGTTAATAACTTAAATGTAGTTGTTGGCGCTACTATTGCACCCATTACATTTACCAACATAGGTGGAATGATAACTAAGTGGCGTATCACCCCAGTATTAAAATCTGGTTTATCTTTTAATACAAGAACTGGTACAATTTCAGGCACACCCAATAAAGCGATGCCTGCACAGCGTTATCGCATTACTGCTAGTAATGCCTCTGGTGCTGATACAGCTTGGGTGCGCATTACGGTACAAGCTACACCAATATTAACGACGGGGATTCAAATACAAGTTCGTCAAGCGACAATGAAAGTCAATAGTAGCATTTATTTAGATACAATTATTAGCCCTAGCAATGCTAGTGACAATAGCGTTTCATGGTCATCATCAAACACTAATTTAGCAACAGTTAGCAAGACAGGAGTTGTAAACACCCATGCGTACGGTAAGGTAACAATTCTTGCTCGATCTCATGATAATCCGATTGTTTTTGATGCAATAACGATCACTATTGCAGAATATACTGCCAACAACAAAAGTTATAACCTTATTAGTTCACCTAGAACTGGCAGGACATGGTTAGACAGAAATCTAGGCGCCAGTCGGGTTTGTATCTCTAGCACAGACATGGCGTGTTACGGTAATTTGTATCAATTTGGGCGTGCCAATGATGGACATCAAAAGCGTTCAAATGCTTATTTTGAAAGCACTCAGAGCGATACCGTTAATGCCTACAACAGTGCATTTATCGTTACAGGTAAAGACTGGACATCTGCTGATCAATCAGGCAGCTTACGCAAAGCAGATTGGGGCTATGGAAGCAGTAACAATATTTGCCCAGCAGGCTTTCGTGTACCGACTATAGATGAGTTTAAGGATGAAAAGATAGATTACGATTCGGTTGTTTTTAAAAATTTCTTAAAGTTGCCTATGTCAGGTAAGCGCAATGCTCAGGATGGTATTTTAATAGAGCCGGGTCGTCATGGTTACTATTGGAGTAACACAACTTCTAGTGACCATCGAACACAAAATTTAAATTTCACAAATAACGCAGTTAGAACGGATAACGCATACCGAAACCTAGGCTTTAGTGTACGCTGCATACAAGATTCAAAGTATAAAAACACAAGATACAATCAAGACCCTATGGAAATTTCTGGCATCCGCTATAAGACAATTAGAATTGGCACTCAAATATGGACAACAGAAAATATGCGTCATAATCCTAAAGGCAGCCTGCTTGGATACTCTTATAAAAACAACCCAAATTACGATATCATCAATGGTAAATATTACACTTGGCCTGCTGCCATGAGGAGATCAACTAAAGAAAATGCACAGGGCATTTGTGCATCAGGGTGGCACATCCCAACAATCAATGACTGGAAAACTCTAGAAGCATATCTAGGTATGGATAAAGACTCTATAGATAGGCAACAGGCGTGGCGTGGCAACAACCAAGAAGGCACCCAACTTAAAAAATGGGGCAGTAGTGGGTTTAATGCACTTACAACTGGCGTAATGGCCGAGAGAAACAATACCTTTGATTCTATCTCCCAAGGAGAGCAAATTTCTTTTTGGACTTCTAATCGTACTTCCAGCCACTTGGCTTCATACAGGTCGTTAAAAGCTTCGTTACCCACAATCTATCAAGGTACTATTAACTCAAATAAGTTTGCACTTAATGTACGCTGTATAAAAAACCCTCCAGCACCGATGATAATTCAAAATTTTCATTATAAAGTTGTTAAAATTGGTAACCAAGTGTGGACAGCGGAAAATATGCGTCATAACGCATCCCATGGGCGTACTTTTTCTAATGGTAACACTGATGATTATGGCAAACTGTATGATTGGGAAGCCGCTATGGATGGCTCTAAAGCTGAAGGTGCGCAAGGAATTTGTGCGCTAGGTTGGCACATCCCAACAGATAATGATTGGAAGACACTGGAAGGGCATTTATACATGGATAAAAAACAACGAAATACACGATGGGCATGGCGTGGTAGCAATCAAGGTTACCACCTTAAAAAAACAGGCTATAGCGGATTCAATGCACGCATGGCTGGTAGAGTCCTTGATCATAATTATACACTTAAAGGGAAAGAGGGTTATTTTTGGACTTCTAGTCGTAACAAACTCACACCTCTCTTTAGATCTTTGAAAGATTCGTTAAATAGAGTTTATAGAGGGGCTGATAATACGGGCACTTATGGGCTTAGTGTGCGTTGTATCAAAGATGCAAATTAAAACACTTTGTTTGTATGGCGACAAGATTTTTACGCTTGAGTGGAAAAACTTATGGCATTAATTTGGAATGCCGTTGTATGAAGTACATAAACAATGCCAACCTTAAAATTAGCGTTGTAATAGTTAACAATTTAATCATTAATATGGCGAACTTATGAATATATATATTTTGAAAAAAACCTTTTTTCGTGCTTTACTGATAGGCATTGCTTTTATTGCTTTATCAGCACATGCCACCACTCATTTTATCCCAGGATTTCTATCCAAACAACCAGTCGCTATTCCCAATATTTACTTGATAAATGCAAATAATATCGTTACCAAAATAACAGGCAAACTTGGTGGCAGTATGATAGGCGGAAATGGCGTATTTGACTTTACTGCAATCAAATTACAACAAAATTTATTCCTAGCCCAGGCTACTGTCGGTGCATATAAAAAAGGTGTTTTTTTTGAAGTAAACAACAACTATATCAAAGCAACTGCCGCCCGCTATTGCCCTCTTGCAGAATGCGTCAATCGTAATTTAGCGTTAACCGACACCTACAACACCATAGCCAGTAGCCCAACACTTGGTGCATACGGAGTTTTTGATCTTACTTTATCAATAACACATATCAACTCTAATCAAAACCCTATGCTTCAGACGGATTTTACATACCCAGAAAAAAGCACCTCTCTTAAAGGGGGTAACGAAGAAGGCAATAAAGAGGGTAATGAAGATATAAACAGGAATACAACCCAAAATTGCTCTACAGAAGGGTCAACTACAGAAGGGTTAGTTGCAAAATGTCAAAATCACACTTTAGGCCCAACCGTCCAACAAACAGACATCGGAGACATTTCTATAAATCCTCCACCCCTTACTCTTGGAAAACCTATCTTTACTAGTGATAACGAACTTCTTATCTCTGTCCTCATAACCACACAACCGACTCCTTTTCGAGGTTCTCGCTTCATCAATGCAAATCACATTATTACCAAGATAACAGGTAAATTTATTGACAAAGAGACGAACAATGGAGGTGGGACGATTGACTTTACTGCAATCAGGTTAAAACGAAATTTATTTTTAGCTCAAGTTGCTGTTGGGGTATATAAAAAAGGGGTCTTTTTTGAAATAGAAGACAAAAAAATAAAGGCAAATGCTGCCCGTTATTGCCTTCTTACAGAATGCCAAAATCGCAATCTAGCATTAACTGACAAGTTTGCAAAGCTTGCAACTCTCAATAATCGCCAAATAACCAATGGATATGGTATCTTCGATCTGATCCTATCAACAACCTATTTTAATGCCAACCAACGCTTTGTCCCAGGCTTTATAACCACTCAAGGTGTTACAGTTTCTGATTATACGACGAATAAAAAAAATATCGTTACTAAAATAACAGGCAAACTTGGTGGTAGTGGAATAGATGGAGATGATAAAGTTGACTTTACTGCAATAAAATTAGACAACAAATCATTTTTGGCTCAAACTATTACGGCTTACCATAAAAAAGGTGTCTTTTTTGAAATGGAAGGCAACAAGATAAAGGTAACTGCCGCCCGTTATTGTGCACTCACAATTTGTCAAGACCGCAATGTGACTTTAACTGATGCTCATGTAGCCATAGCTAGCAGTCAGATTACTCTTGGATACGGCGTTTTTGATCTTGTTTTATTAATAAAGCGCCTTACTGCCGACCAACGCTTTATCCCAGACTTTGTAACCACTCAAGGTATTGTGGTTCCTAATTATGTGGCAAATAAAAGCAATATCATTACCAAAATAACAGGCAAATTTGGCGGTAGTGGCATGAGTGGAGGTGATGGCAACTTTACCGCAATAAAATTAGACGGCAAATCATTTTTGGCTCAAACTGTCATGGCTGGCCATAAAAAAGGTGTCTTTTTTGAAATGGAAAATAACAAAATAAAGGTAATTGCCGCCCGTTATTGCGCTCTCACAGTTTGTCAAAACCGTGATGTGGCTTTAACGGATACCCATGCAACGATAGCCAGTAGTAAAACTGTTGGTGAATACGGAATTTTTGATCTTATTTTATCAATAAAGCACCTTGGTGCCGACCAATATCTTATTCCAGACTTTGTAACCACTCAAGGTATTGTAGTTCCTAGTTATGCAGCAAATAGAAGCAATGTCATTACCAAAATAACAGGAAAATTTGGTGGTAGTGGGATAAATGGAGATGATAAAGTTGACTTTACTGCAATAAAATTAGACAACAAATCATTTTTGGCTCAAACTGTTACGGCTAACCATAAAAAAGGTGTCTTTTTTGAAATAGAGGGCAACAAGATAAAGGTAACTGCCGCCCGTTATTGTGCACTCACAATTTGTCAAGACCGCAATGTGGCTTTAACGGATACTCATGTAGCCATAGCCGATGGTCGGATTGCTAGTGGATACGGCATTTTTGATCTTATTTTATCGATAAAGCATTTTAATGCCGACCAACACTTTATCCCAGATTTTGTAACCACTCAAGGTATTGTGATCCCTAATTATGTTGCAAATAAAAACGCTGTCATTACCGAGATAACAGGCAAATTTGGCGGCAGCGGAATGAGCGGAAGTGATGGTATCGACTTTATTGCAATAGAATTAGACGATAAGTCATTTTTAGCTCAAACCATTACGGCTAACCATAAAAAAGGGGTATTTTTTGAAATAGAGGACAATAAGGTAAGGGTAACTGCCGTCCGTTATTGCATACTCACAGTTTGTCAAGACCGCAATGTGGCTTTAACGGATACCTATACAACGATAGCCAGTAGTAAAACTGTTGGTGAATACGGCATTTTTGATCTAATTTTAACAATCACATATCTTAAATCTAATGAACGATTTACTCCAAGCCTTATAACCACACAAGGTGTTGTTATTCCTGACACCCATTTGATTAATGTAAACCAAGTAATAACTAAAATAACAGGCAAATTTTCTGACGATTCAACAGGTGGTGCCATTGACTTTACTGCAATAAAACTAGGCAATCAATCATTTTTGGCTCAAATTGTTACGGCTAACCATAAAAAAGGTGTCTTTTTTAAAATAGAGGGCAACAAGATAAAGGCAACTGCTGCCCGCTCTTGTTCTTTCACAGTTTGTCTAAATGGCAATGTGAAGTTAGCTGATACCCATGCAACGATAGCCAATAGACGAACTGCTGATGGATACGGCATTTTTAATCTAATTTTAACAACCACATATATTAATTTTAATGAACACTTTATTCCAAACTTTATAACCACGCAAGGTGTTGTTATTCCTAAATCCCATTTGATTAATGCAAACAATATAGTAACTAAAATAACAGGCAAATTTTCTTACGGTACAGAAGATAGAGTTGTTGACTTTACTGCAATAAAATTAGGCAACCAATCATTTTTGGCTCAAATTGTTACGGATAACCGTAAAAAAGGTGTCTTTTTTGAAATAGAGGGCGATAAGATAAAAGTAACTGCTGCCCGTTATTGTCACGAAGTTTGTCAATATAACGATGTGGCACTAACTAACTATCATACAAACATAGCCAATAGTCAAGCTAATTCTGGATACGGCATTTTTGATCTAATTTTAACAACCACACATATTAATCCCAATGAACACTTTATTCCAGACCTTATAACCACACAAGGTATTATTCTCAATGCCCACTTGGCTAATGCAAACAATGTAGTAACTAAAATAACAGGCAAGTTTAGAAGCTCCTTAACAGGCAAAGAGCTTGATTTCACAGCAATAAAATTAAATGGCAGTCTATTTTTAGCCCAAATTACCATGAGTAACTTCAAAGAAGGTATGTTTTTTGAAATAGAAGGGGATAAAATAAAAGTAATCGCTGCCCGCTATTGTTCTCTTGTGGTTTGTCAAAATCGTAACTTAGTTCTCACTGATCCTTATAGGAAAATAGCCAATAGTCACATGTCTTCTGGTTACAAAATCTTTAATCTTATTGTATCGATAATGCCACTTAATGCTAACGAACACTTTATTCCAAATTTTGTAACCACATTTGGTGTTGCTATTCCCAATGCCACTTTAATCAATGCAAGCAATATAATTACCAAAATAACAGGCAAGTTTGGTGGTGCTTCAATAAGTGATGCAATTGATTTTACGGCAATAAAATTAGGTGACAATGCATTCTTAGCTCAAATCACCACGAGCACCCATAAAAAAGGCATCTTTTTTAAAATAGAGAATAACAGTGTCAAGGCAACTGCTGCTCGTTATTGTGCACTCACAGTGTGTCAAAATCGTATATTGGCTTTAACTGATTCTTCTACCACAATAACCAGCGATCAAACCGTTGGCGCATACGGTATCTTTAATCTCATTTTATCAACAACGCGCATTAACAAAAACAACCATTTTGTTCCGGGTTTTGTAACCACACAAGGTGTTGCTATTCCTAATGCTTATTCGATCAATGAAAGTAACCCGGTTACATTCATAACGGGCAGAATGGGTGGTGGTTCAATAAGTACTCCAATTGAATTTATTGCAATAAAATTAGGCGACAAATCATTTTTGGCTCAAGTTGTTGAGGGTTTATATAAAAAAGGTGTCTTTTTTGAAATGGATAACAATAACATAAAAGTAACCCACGCCCGTTATTGCATTTTGACAGAATGCCAAAATCGCAATCTAAGTTTAACTGACAAGCATATGAGTGTAGCCACCAGTCCAGAATCTAATGGATATGGTGTTTTTGACCTTATGTTATCAACAACTTTTACCACTCCCAATTTCAGAAGTCGCTTTATTTCAGGCTTTGTAGCCAAACAGCCTAGAGCCATTCCCAATGCCCATAGATTAAGATTAAATAAGGATCATATTATTAGTAAAATAACAGGAAAACTTGCTGGACTAAGCATAGGCGGTTTTATGGATTTTACTGCAATAAAAATAAGTAATCATTCATTCTTAGCCCAAGGCATTGGAGACAAATACAAAAAAGGTGTCTTTTTTGAAATACGCAACAATAACGAAATAGTAGCAACCGCTGCCCGTTATTGCCTACGAACAGAATGTCAAAATCGCAATCTAAGGATTACCGATCATCATGCGGATATAGCCAACAGTAAAACGACTGCCAGTTATGGTATCTTTGACCTTACTTTGACAATAACACCTCTTACTATAATGACAAACACCGCTAGTCTTATCCCCGGTTTTGTGTCTAATCAACCTGTTGCCATCCCTAATTTCCTTAATTACCCGATTATTCAAATTATAGGTAAATTTGGTGGCGCTTCAATCAGAGACGACACTACAGTTGGTTTTACGGCAATAAAATTAGGCGACAATTTGTTTTTAGCTCAAATCATTCAAGGTATATATAAAAAAGGTATCTTTTTTGAAATAGACAACAATGGCAGAATAAAAGTAACTCAAGCCCGTTATTGCTTACTGACAGAATGTCAAAATCGCAATCTATCCTTAACTGACAAATATATGGGTATAGCCACCGATTCAAAATCTAATGGATACGGTATTTTTGATTTAAAAATTACTTCATTAATCAACTTAGCGCTTAACAAGACTGCCACACAATCTAGTACTTATTATGGTGCCAATGCTCATAAAGCGGTTGACGGCAATACCAATGGAAACATTCTCTCAAAAAGTGTTTCCCATACAAAACTTAGTCAAGGCGCTTGGTGGAAAGTTGATTTGGATGGACCTAAACTTATCCAGCAAATTCGCATCTTTAATCGAACTGATTGCTGCAAGAATAGACTTGCTCATTATCAAGTTAGCATTGCTAACGATGCTAACTTTGTAACCACTACTTACCGACAAGAATTTCGCACTTACCCCGATCCAGAGAAAAGTATTGATTTAAGTTTACCAAGCATACAAGGTAGTTATGTCAAGATTCAACTACTGAATAAAAACTATCTTGCTTTGGCAGAAGTTCAAGTGCTAGGACATCACTTAGTGTCAGAAACCAGTGATTAAAACCTTAAGACATGCTTAACTCAGTGGCGTAGAATCACCTAGGCAACCTGAAAGTCCTGTCCTGCATTAGACCTAGATGTTAAATTTTATTTGAGACCTTTGCATAAATATGGATGATTAGCAAAATCCACTTTTCACCCACTTGGTAATTTTCTTAAATCTTATCCCAGCAGGGCTAAGGCTAGGTTTAAAAAATTACCAAGTGGGTGAAAAGTGGATTCTTGATGATTATTTATATTTGTGCAAAGGTCTTCTATTTAATTGTAATTTTTTATAGCGCTTGCCCTAATGCCATTTTCAAAAATAAATCAAACAATCTGGCATTCATCCTCATTCCAAGTATTAACAGTAAAAATACTTAGTCAACCCTTAAAAACCACACAACAATTTGATTTATAACAATAAAAAATCAAATACCCATAGACAAATCAACCAACTTTTGGTATAACAACACTCTTTTACTGGTCGTTTTACCTAAAAAAAGACCCCTGCATTAAACTAAAAAACCCAACAAAAAATCACAAATCAACCCTCAAAACCTTATGCAAACATTAGAATTTATGATAAAATACTATAATTATCAGACACTTACAAAAAAATGCGAGTTAAAACCACTCAAGAACAAACCTTTGCTGATAGTTTTATCAACATACCAAACTCCCAACTAGACATCATTAACAAAGTTATCGATTGGGAAGTTATAGCCAAAGATCTGTCTCATATTAAAGTTGACTATTCTGCTGTTAGTCTGTTTAAAGCGCTATTAATAGGCACATGGCACAATCTCTCTGATGAGAAGTTGGCTGATAGTCTTAGTAGAGATTTAGTCTTTATTAACTTTTGCAACTTTAGCCTAAGTGGCAACAAACCTGATGCTACAACCATTGGCAGATTTAGAACCAAACTAATCAAACAAAATCTATTTGATAGACTTTTGAGTAGCATCAATCTTATGCTTGAGAATAATCAACTCAAACTCTCTAATGGCAAACATGTTGCCATGGATGCAACCTTAATTCAAAGTGCTAGACGCACTAAGAAGATTATTACAACACACAAAACTGGTGAGGTTTATGAGATTGATAGTAACCCAATTCAATATTCAGATGATAAAGATGCAAGATGGACATTTAAGGCGGGAAAATACACTTATGGATATTCATCAGTAGTAACAACTGATGCCAATGGATTAATTAACAAAGCCACTACGCACCCTGCTAATGATAGTGAAATGACTCATTTTGAAGAAAATGTTAAACAGGCAGGCAATCAAAAAGGCGTAAGAGTTTTATACGACAAAGGAGCAGCCTCTCAAGCTAATAGTGAAGCACTTAAAGCACAAAAGTTAAGAGATGGTATTATGCGCAAAAAACCCAAAGGCAAGCAAATGAGTCATTGGCATAAATTACGCAATAAAGCAATCAGCAAAAGAAGGTTTGTGGTTGAACGCACCTTTGGTACGCTCAAACGCACTTATGGTTTGGCAAGAAGTCGTTATATTGGTTTAGAGAAAGTTGCCAGCGAAGTTAATCTTAAAGCTATTGCTTATAATCTAGTTAGAGCGGCGAATGTTTATATTAACAAGGGATTAAATACAGCCTAGGGATTATTGTGTTTTTTTTGTGGAAACAGTACAAAAAAGAGTAAAAAATGAGCGATTTATAGTTGATATTGATGATTTTTTTAATGAAAGCTGGGTTTTATATGTTTTTTGACTTTGAAAAGTCAAAAATTGAGGGTTTTGGGTTTTGATGGTTGGTTTTAGGGTGCTATGCAGGGGTCTTATTAGACATCAAAGACCCACTCATTGCACTATCTCACGCCATAGACTGGCAAGTTCTTAATGATGCCTTCACCAAGCACTATTGCCTTAACAATGGCAGACCCTCAAAACCCATTCGCCTAATGGTAGGCTTGCTTATCCTCAAACAGTTAGAGAATCTATCAGATGAAGCCGTTGTTATGCAGTTTAAAAGAAACCCGTATTACCAATACTTTTGTGGTCACAGTGCTTATATTGCTGATGTACCTTGTAACGCCACTGAGTTAGTGCATTTCAGAAAACGCATTGGCGTTAAAGGTTTTAATCTTATCTTTAAAATGAGCGTTGAGTTACACGGTAAAAAAGCACAAGAGTCAACTGTGTTAATTGACACCACCGTTCAAGAGAAAAACATCACTTATCCTACTGACGCCAAACTGGCAATTAAGATAATTAATCGCTTAAACAAACTGGCAAAACAACACGGCATCAAACAGCGAAGAACTTATGTCAAAGAAGTTAAAAACTGTCGTCTTAGCATTCGCCACTTTCGCCATGTCAAAAAGCGTGCCAAAGCCAAAAAAGCCCTTAAAAGACTCAGAACCATTGCCAACAAGCTTATCCGTGAATTGCAACGCAAACTTCCAACTCATTCTTTGTTTGAAATCTATCAAAAAGACTTCTTGTTCTACCAAAAAGTGCTCGCTCAACAACCTGGAGACAAAAACAAAATTTACGCCCTACATGAGCCCGATGTTTATGTTATTGCCAAAGGCAAAGACCATAAGAAATATGAATATGGCAACAAAGTTTCAATCGTCTCTACCAAAGACAGTAACATTATCGTTGGCGTGGCAAGTCATAAAACAAACATTCATGATTCAAAAACACTAGATACAGCCATTGCTCACGCTAACGCTAATCGTATCAAGCCCATTCAGAAGGAAGTATGTGATAGAGGGTATGTGGGTGCAAAAGAAGTATTAGGTGTTGAAA
Coding sequences within:
- a CDS encoding discoidin domain-containing protein, giving the protein MNIYILKKTFFRALLIGIAFIALSAHATTHFIPGFLSKQPVAIPNIYLINANNIVTKITGKLGGSMIGGNGVFDFTAIKLQQNLFLAQATVGAYKKGVFFEVNNNYIKATAARYCPLAECVNRNLALTDTYNTIASSPTLGAYGVFDLTLSITHINSNQNPMLQTDFTYPEKSTSLKGGNEEGNKEGNEDINRNTTQNCSTEGSTTEGLVAKCQNHTLGPTVQQTDIGDISINPPPLTLGKPIFTSDNELLISVLITTQPTPFRGSRFINANHIITKITGKFIDKETNNGGGTIDFTAIRLKRNLFLAQVAVGVYKKGVFFEIEDKKIKANAARYCLLTECQNRNLALTDKFAKLATLNNRQITNGYGIFDLILSTTYFNANQRFVPGFITTQGVTVSDYTTNKKNIVTKITGKLGGSGIDGDDKVDFTAIKLDNKSFLAQTITAYHKKGVFFEMEGNKIKVTAARYCALTICQDRNVTLTDAHVAIASSQITLGYGVFDLVLLIKRLTADQRFIPDFVTTQGIVVPNYVANKSNIITKITGKFGGSGMSGGDGNFTAIKLDGKSFLAQTVMAGHKKGVFFEMENNKIKVIAARYCALTVCQNRDVALTDTHATIASSKTVGEYGIFDLILSIKHLGADQYLIPDFVTTQGIVVPSYAANRSNVITKITGKFGGSGINGDDKVDFTAIKLDNKSFLAQTVTANHKKGVFFEIEGNKIKVTAARYCALTICQDRNVALTDTHVAIADGRIASGYGIFDLILSIKHFNADQHFIPDFVTTQGIVIPNYVANKNAVITEITGKFGGSGMSGSDGIDFIAIELDDKSFLAQTITANHKKGVFFEIEDNKVRVTAVRYCILTVCQDRNVALTDTYTTIASSKTVGEYGIFDLILTITYLKSNERFTPSLITTQGVVIPDTHLINVNQVITKITGKFSDDSTGGAIDFTAIKLGNQSFLAQIVTANHKKGVFFKIEGNKIKATAARSCSFTVCLNGNVKLADTHATIANRRTADGYGIFNLILTTTYINFNEHFIPNFITTQGVVIPKSHLINANNIVTKITGKFSYGTEDRVVDFTAIKLGNQSFLAQIVTDNRKKGVFFEIEGDKIKVTAARYCHEVCQYNDVALTNYHTNIANSQANSGYGIFDLILTTTHINPNEHFIPDLITTQGIILNAHLANANNVVTKITGKFRSSLTGKELDFTAIKLNGSLFLAQITMSNFKEGMFFEIEGDKIKVIAARYCSLVVCQNRNLVLTDPYRKIANSHMSSGYKIFNLIVSIMPLNANEHFIPNFVTTFGVAIPNATLINASNIITKITGKFGGASISDAIDFTAIKLGDNAFLAQITTSTHKKGIFFKIENNSVKATAARYCALTVCQNRILALTDSSTTITSDQTVGAYGIFNLILSTTRINKNNHFVPGFVTTQGVAIPNAYSINESNPVTFITGRMGGGSISTPIEFIAIKLGDKSFLAQVVEGLYKKGVFFEMDNNNIKVTHARYCILTECQNRNLSLTDKHMSVATSPESNGYGVFDLMLSTTFTTPNFRSRFISGFVAKQPRAIPNAHRLRLNKDHIISKITGKLAGLSIGGFMDFTAIKISNHSFLAQGIGDKYKKGVFFEIRNNNEIVATAARYCLRTECQNRNLRITDHHADIANSKTTASYGIFDLTLTITPLTIMTNTASLIPGFVSNQPVAIPNFLNYPIIQIIGKFGGASIRDDTTVGFTAIKLGDNLFLAQIIQGIYKKGIFFEIDNNGRIKVTQARYCLLTECQNRNLSLTDKYMGIATDSKSNGYGIFDLKITSLINLALNKTATQSSTYYGANAHKAVDGNTNGNILSKSVSHTKLSQGAWWKVDLDGPKLIQQIRIFNRTDCCKNRLAHYQVSIANDANFVTTTYRQEFRTYPDPEKSIDLSLPSIQGSYVKIQLLNKNYLALAEVQVLGHHLVSETSD
- a CDS encoding IS5 family transposase, translated to MRVKTTQEQTFADSFINIPNSQLDIINKVIDWEVIAKDLSHIKVDYSAVSLFKALLIGTWHNLSDEKLADSLSRDLVFINFCNFSLSGNKPDATTIGRFRTKLIKQNLFDRLLSSINLMLENNQLKLSNGKHVAMDATLIQSARRTKKIITTHKTGEVYEIDSNPIQYSDDKDARWTFKAGKYTYGYSSVVTTDANGLINKATTHPANDSEMTHFEENVKQAGNQKGVRVLYDKGAASQANSEALKAQKLRDGIMRKKPKGKQMSHWHKLRNKAISKRRFVVERTFGTLKRTYGLARSRYIGLEKVASEVNLKAIAYNLVRAANVYINKGLNTA
- a CDS encoding IS5 family transposase, whose product is MVLGCYAGVLLDIKDPLIALSHAIDWQVLNDAFTKHYCLNNGRPSKPIRLMVGLLILKQLENLSDEAVVMQFKRNPYYQYFCGHSAYIADVPCNATELVHFRKRIGVKGFNLIFKMSVELHGKKAQESTVLIDTTVQEKNITYPTDAKLAIKIINRLNKLAKQHGIKQRRTYVKEVKNCRLSIRHFRHVKKRAKAKKALKRLRTIANKLIRELQRKLPTHSLFEIYQKDFLFYQKVLAQQPGDKNKIYALHEPDVYVIAKGKDHKKYEYGNKVSIVSTKDSNIIVGVASHKTNIHDSKTLDTAIAHANANRIKPIQKEVCDRGYVGAKEVLGVEIILPKKPLKRDSRYQRDKKRKLCKRRAAIEPIIGHLKADFRLSRNLLKGQVGDEINVLMAAMAWNLKKWLIATVIFLSLQKIGLFFVKRARILCVIV